GCCTTGTCTTGTCCTAGGTCTTTGATAGCCTGAAATACTTCATCTTCATTGAAATTTGCATCTAATATTTCAGATTCAATGTTATTGATAGTGTCAAAAGTAATACCTTCCAAAGCCGGTCTGATAACTTCTTCTTCAGCAAACAAGTCCTTGTAGAAATTCACAATATATTCTTGCAGTTTGAACCTGTCAGAGACCAATTCACCCTCAATGTATAGATGTCTAATCCTGTTATATATTCTTCTAGCAGTGGCTTGACGCATGAAAAAAGAAGTATTTCTATCCCCTTCTTGTAACCATTTGTTTTTGGACTTTATCCTCCATGCTAGTTCATACATTTTAGTAACTTTCTCAAACTCAGACTTGGAATTAAGTTTATCTGCCAACTGAGATTCATCTAGGATGTTGTCTTCTGCCAAAAGATCAAAGAACTGTATCTCTTCCAGTAAGTGCTTGAGTTTGGTATTAGTGTGACCAAAAGTATCCCTATTCCACACCTTCAACTTCTTCTTTAAAGCCTTCAATTTCAACCACAATATTGTACTTGGACTACctgcaaaagaaaaagacaacCACCATTCttctaaaagtttcaaaaaaccaTTCTCCAAAAACCACATGATTTCAAACCTGAAAGGACTAGGTCCCCATGAAGGATCAGAGATATCTAGGAGGATAGGAATGTGATCTGATGTTGGCCTATCTTTAGCAAGTTGAGTTGCCAAGGGGAATTGAAGTTCAAAGGAAGGAGAAATGAGGAATCTATCAAGTCTGCTCATTACAGGATTGGTCTGCCCATTAGACCAAGTATATCTATCTCCTTTTAAAGGTAAATCAATAAGGTTGTGTTGAGAGATGAATTCAGCAAAGTCCTTCATACTCTTGGTGATTGTATTACAATTCTTCTTCTCATCACAACACTTAATGGTGTTGAAATCTCCACCCAAACACCAAGGTAAATCCCAGTATCC
This is a stretch of genomic DNA from Papaver somniferum cultivar HN1 chromosome 1, ASM357369v1, whole genome shotgun sequence. It encodes these proteins:
- the LOC113274504 gene encoding uncharacterized protein LOC113274504 gives rise to the protein MTSNKFVDTQILDGLFNSQLVISSGMIILWDKDFLEVKESLVGDYSLSIYCVNKHDGFVWVLTNIYGPNKPHQRADFWEELDNICGYWDLPWCLGGDFNTIKCCDEKKNCNTITKSMKDFAEFISQHNLIDLPLKGDRYTWSNGQTNPVMSRLDRFLISPSFELQFPLATQLAKDRPTSDHIPILLDISDPSWGPSPFRFEIMWFLENGFLKLLEEWWLSFSFAGSPSTILWLKLKALKKKLKVWNRDTFGHTNTKLKHLLEEIQFFDLLAEDNILDESQLADKLNSKSEFEKVTKMYELAWRIKSKNKWLQEGDRNTSFFMRQATARRIYNRIRHLYIEGELVSDRFKLQEYIVNFYKDLFAEEEVIRPALEGITFDTINNIESEILDANFNEDEVFQAIKDLGQDKAPGPDGYPIMFFSRWLEFIKGTS